One stretch of Zingiber officinale cultivar Zhangliang chromosome 6B, Zo_v1.1, whole genome shotgun sequence DNA includes these proteins:
- the LOC121991654 gene encoding AT-hook motif nuclear-localized protein 28-like: MFFATFAAGSMKDEPFQRHYLHHHLQQQQQQLQQRSVSDEVDSSRSSGETKRIKVDEPKEQAAAEGSTIEVAKRPRGRPPGSKNKPKIPVVITRDAEPSSAMRPHVLEIPSGHDVVDSLAAFSRRRNLGVCVISGTGAVANVTLRQPQFSGSASAATIAFRGRFEILSISATFLPLAMAALSSAGTGGGLSISLAGPQGQVVGGIVTGPLVAAGTVVIVAAAFTKPTFHHLPAGDDASVSVSVSGDGSRGDMEEREQQMHAQRRHQGPADGVSAAMTSEPTGLSVYRSHAASDVIWAPMARPPQPPPF, from the coding sequence ATGTTCTTCGCTACCTTCGCCGCCGGCAGCATGAAGGACGAACCTTTTCAGCGTCACTATCTCCACCACCACctccagcagcagcagcagcagctgcAGCAGAGGAGTGTTTCTGATGAAGTAGACAGCAGCAGGAGCAGCGGCGAGACCAAGAGGATAAAGGTCGACGAGCCAAAGGAGCAGGCAGCGGCGGAGGGGTCGACGATCGAGGTGGCCAAGAGGCCGCGGGGGAGGCCGCCGGGCTCCAAGAACAAGCCTAAGATCCCCGTGGTCATCACGCGCGACGCGGAGCCGTCCTCCGCCATGCGCCCTCACGTCCTCGAGATCCCCTCCGGACACGACGTCGTCGACTCGCTGGCCGCCTTCTCCCGCCGCCGCAACCTCGGCGTCTGCGTCATCTCCGGCACCGGCGCCGTCGCCAACGTGACCCTCCGCCAGCCCCAGTTCAGCGGATCCGCGTCGGCCGCCACGATCGCTTTCCGCGGCCGCTTCGAGATCCTCTCCATCTCGGCCACGTTCCTACCGCTAGCGATGGCAGCGCTATCGTCCGCCGGAACGGGCGGGGGCCTCTCGATCTCTCTAGCGGGGCCGCAGGGTCAGGTGGTGGGCGGAATCGTGACGGGGCCGCTGGTGGCCGCGGGGACGGTGGTAATAGTAGCGGCCGCATTCACCAAGCCGACCTTCCACCATCTCCCGGCGGGAGACGATGCGTCAGTCTCCGTGTCGGTCTCCGGCGACGGCAGCAGAGGCGACATGGAGGAGCGCGAGCAGCAGATGCACGCCCAGCGGCGCCACCAAGGGCCGGCGGACGGGGTCTCGGCCGCAATGACTTCCGAGCCGACCGGCCTCTCGGTCTACAGGAGCCACGCAGCGTCGGACGTGATTTGGGCGCCCATGGCTCGCCCGCCGCAACCTCCCCCATTCTGA